The following are from one region of the Falco naumanni isolate bFalNau1 chromosome 20 unlocalized genomic scaffold, bFalNau1.pat SUPER_20_unloc_1, whole genome shotgun sequence genome:
- the DAZAP2 gene encoding DAZ-associated protein 2, whose amino-acid sequence MNGKGQYPTPPSFPVQPPATPPVYPQTVPLPQPPPYTDAPPAYSELYRPSFVPLGAATVPTMSAAYPGASVFLPVAQSVAVGPISSSVPMAYYPVGPMYPPGSTVLVEGGFDAGARFGAGGTPSIPPPPPGCPPNAAQLAVMQGANVLVTQRKGNFFLGGSDGGYTIW is encoded by the exons ATGAACGGCAAAG GACAATACCCTACGCCGCCGTCCTTCCCGGTACAGCCGCCTGCCACCCCCCCGGTGTACCCCCAGACCGTGCCgctcccgcagccgccgccCTACACGGACGCCCCTCCGGCTTACTCCGAG CTTTACCGCCCCAGCTTCGTGCCGCTGGGGGCTGCCACTGTGCCCACCATGTCTGCGGCGTACCCGGGCGCTTCTGTCTTCCTGCCCGTGGCCCAGTCCGTGGCCGTGGGTCCCATCAGCTCCTCGGTCCCGATGGCGTATTACCCCGTGGGACCCATGTACCCTCCTGGCTCAACGGTCCTTGTGGAAGGTGGCTTTGATGCTGGGGCGAGGTTTGGGGCTGGCGGAACACCCAGCATCCCA ccccccccgcccggctgcCCCCCCAACGCCGCCCAGCTGGCCGTCATGCAGGGAGCCAACGTCCTGGTGACGCAACGGAAGGGCAACTTCTTCCTGGGAGGCTCAGACGGCGGCTACACTATCTGGTGA
- the LOC121081879 gene encoding small cell adhesion glycoprotein, which yields MEAQHPRSAEELTTPVLKKAHTPPLHEDANTALIAVVITLVFLTLLTVLVVIIVYLYRNKGSYLTYEQPVAEPDVALPMEDAPAKEKEEYFI from the exons ATGGAGGCTCAGCACCCTCGGAGCGCAG AGGAGCTGACAACCCCCGTCCTGAAGAAGGCTCACACCCCACCGCTCCACGAGGACGCCAACACAGCGCTCATCGCAG TTGTCATCACGCTGGTGTTCCTCACCCTGCTGACGGTGCTGGTGGTGATCATCGTCTACCTGTACAGAAACAAAGGCAGCTACCTCACCTACGAGCAGCCGGTGGCGGAGCCCGACGTGGCGCTGCCGATGGAGGATGCTCCAgccaaggagaaagaagaatatTTCATCTGA
- the BIN2 gene encoding bridging integrator 2: MAEGRGGGAGLFAKQVQKHFSRAQEKVLQKLGKTVETKDEQFEQSAYNFQLQQNEGNKLYKELKGFLGAVRVMHESSRKVAETLQEIYSPAWDGHEELKAIAASNDLLWDDYEAKLADQALRLMENYLAQFGDFKERIAKRGRKLVDYDSARHHLEALQSAKKKDEAKIAKAEEEFNKAQAVFEDLNRDLREELPVLYGSRIACYVTIFQNISNLRDVFYKEMSKLNRDLYEVMSTLDKQHSSKVFIVKGVPSNRRSLVISSPVSPPPMFPCPGRALAREPAVEAEEAMAESPAAGDGATDAISNGEPGVTVPGPPPASPASGGSLSETASISSEDPPEPDPSPEAPSHEPGTPVTSAGPHAESPTGTESRGAGPAGAASGAPGGGRGHRHLPGVADFIQGHCPGCRHRATGAGKSWGGGERSPGHRRGPPSARWHGHRRRGAGTARGVTTPSPGQPR; encoded by the exons ATGGCAGAGGGCAGGGGCGGTGGAGCCGGGCTCTTCGCCAAGCAGGTCCAGAAACACTTCAGCCGGGCACAGGAGAAG GTTTTGCAAAAATTGGGGAAAACAGTGGAAACCAAAGACGAGCAGTTTGAGCAAAGCGCCTACaacttccagctgcagcag AACGAAGGAAACAAACTCTACAAGGAGCTGAAGGGTTTCCTGGGCGCCGTGAGAG TGATGCACGAGAGCTCCCGGAAAGTGGCCGAAACGCTGCAGGAGATTTACAGCCCCGCCTGGGACGGCCACGAGGAGCTGAAAGCCATCGCAGCT AGCAATGACCTCCTGTGGGATGACTACGAGGCGAAGCTGGCTGACCAAGCCTTGCGCCTGATGGAGAACTACCTGGCCCAGTTTGGGGACTTTAAG gagcGCATCGCCAAGCGGGGCCGTAAGCTGGTGGACTACGACAGCGCCCGGCACCACCTGGAAGCTCTGCAAAGCGCCAAGAAGAAGGACGAGGCGAAAATTGCCAAG gccGAGGAGGAGTTTAACAAAGCCCAGGCGGTGTTCGAAGACCTGAACAGGGACCTGCGGGAGGAGCTGCCGGTTCTGTATGGCAG CCGCATTGCCTGCTACGTGACCATCTTCCAGAACATCTCCAACCTCCGTGACGTCTTCTACAAGGAGATGAGCAAG CTCAACCGTGACCTCTACGAGGTGATGAGCACGCTGGACAAGCAGCACTCCAGCAAGGTCTTCATCGTCAAAGGTGTCCCCAG CAATCGGCGGTCGCTGGTCATCTCCTCGCCGGTGAGCCCCCCGCCCATGTTCCCCTGCCCGGGGAGGGCACTGGCCCGGGAGCCTGCGGTGGAAGCAGAGGAGGCGATGGCAGAGTCCCCTGCGGCGGGTGACGGTGCCACCGATGCCATCTCCAACGGGGAGCCGGGGGTCACCGTCCCTGGCCCACCCCCCGCTTCACCCGCCAGCGGTGGGTCCCTATCGGAGACGGCGTCGATCTCCAGCGAGGACCCCCCAGAGCCCGACCCCAGCCCCGAAGCACCGTCCCACGAGCCGGGGACACCGGTGACATCCGCGGGGCCACATGCCGAGTCCCCCACGGGCACCGAGAGCCGGGgtgcggggccggcgggggctgccAGCGGGGCGCCTGGGGGGGGCAGAGGCCATCGCCACCTCCCTGGCGTCGCTGATTTTATCCAAGGCCATTGCCCAGGCTGCCGGCACCGCGCCACCGGAGCCGGGaagagctggggtgggggcgAGCGAAGCCCCGGCCACCGTAGGGGACCCCCATCAGCCAGATGGCACGGCCACCGACGGCGGGGGGCAGGCACAGCCCGGGGGGtcaccacccccagccccggccagccccgGTGA
- the CELA1 gene encoding chymotrypsin-like elastase family member 1, whose product MRELHPLPGDWRCLPEAEGTLGCTQGSAALTFVAAYVLEEGPRQLGATWVSSHPASVPFKAAGGAAPATDRAPPRSTMMLQLVLLAALALCGRCSEQDLDGVQRVVGGTEARSHAWPSQISLQYYSSGSWRHTCGGSLIRKNWVMTAAHCVDRNLNFRVVAGEHNLYSNDGKEQVFSVSKIIIHPYWNSNNVAGGYDIALIRLASSATLNSYVQLAALPQEGSILPNKYPCYITGWGLTRTNGQLSSVLMQAPLPVVDHQICSSPSYWGSTVKTTMVCAGGDGVRSGCQGDSGGPLHCAVNGQYQVHGVTSFVSSLGCNVKNKPTVFTRVSAYISWMTNVMAQN is encoded by the exons ATGCGAGAGCTGCATCCTCTGCCCGGGGATTGGCGCTGCCTGCCCGAAGCCGAGGGGACCTTGGGCTGCACCCAGGGTTCTGCAGCCCTGACCTTCGTGGCCGCGTATGTTTTGGAAGAGGGACCAAGGCAGCTCGGTGCCACCTGGGTTTCTTCCCATCCCGCCTCCGTCCCCTTTAAAGCCGCCGGCGGTGCAGCCCCCGCCACAGACCGAGCTCCGCCACGGTCCACGATGATGCTGCAGCTCGTGCTCCTCGCCGCCCTCGCCCTCTGCG GACGCTGCTCCGAGCAGGACCTCGATGGGGTGCAGCGGGTGGTTGGTGGGACCGAGGCGCGCTCCCACGCCTGGCCCTCCCAG atTTCCCTCCAGTATTACTCCAGTGGCAGTTGGCGTCACACCTGCGGTGGGTCCCTCATCCGGAAGAACTGGGTGATGACGGCAGCCCACTGTGTGGATCG TAACTTGAACTTCCGTGTTGTGGCTGGCGAGCACAACCTCTACTCAAACGATGGCAAAGAGCAGGTCTTCAGCGTGAGCAAGATCATCATTCATCCCTACTGGAACAGCAACAACGTTGCTGGGGG CTACGACATCGCCTTGATCCGCCTGGCCAGCTCCGCCACCCTGAACAGCTACGTGCAGCTGGCGGCCCTGCCCCAGGAGGGCTCCATCCTGCCCAACAAATACCCCTGCTACATCACGGGCTGGGGTCTCACCCGCA CCAACGGGCAACTCTCCAGCGTCCTGATGCAGGCGCCCCTGCCCGTGGTGGACCACCAGATCTGCTCCAGCCCGTCCTACTGGGGCTCCACAGTCAAGACCACCATGGTCTGCGCCGGCGGTGACGGCGTCCGCTCCGGCTGCCAG GGTGACTCGGGCGGTCCCCTCCACTGCGCGGTGAACGGGCAGTACCAGGTCCATGGCGTCACCAGCTTCGTCTCTAGCCTGGGCTGCAACGTCAAGAACAAACCCACCGTCTTCACCCGCGTGTCTGCCTACATCTCCTGGATGACCAAC GTGATGGCCCAGAACTGA